The following DNA comes from Chryseobacterium gallinarum.
TCTCCATCTGCTCCAGCCTTCTTTTTCTACCATTTGTGTAAAGTATATATGCCTACTAAAACTTTTTCATGCAATTCTATTTTATTCTAATGACGGTTGCTATTGGTATTTTGATGGCCAGTTGTCTATATGATTTACAGGATAAAAATAACAGATAATCCGTCTAATGACTTTCAAATTTAAACAAAAATTAGAATTCAGGATGCTGATAAATATAAAAAATGACTTTATGAGCAAACTTTAATTAAAATTAACATATTATATAAACTAAACTGTGAATTATTGTAATAGGGACGGAAATTCTTAAAAGCGTAAAAGAAAATTGTATACCATTGAGCAAGTATATACCTTTGCCATCAATGAAAAATACTATAAGCTTATTCGATTTTTCGAAAAAAATAAATTATAAAAATGAATTGCTCGCAGGCTTTACCGTAGCTATGACCATGATTCCGGAATCACTTTCGTTTGCGATTCTGGCTGGGCTGTCACCACTTACAGGACTTTACGCAGCCGGATTGATGGGGTTGGTGACTGCTATACTGGGTGGCCGGCCGGGAATGGTGTCCGGAGGAGCCGGAGCCACCATTGTCGTACTGATAGCCCTGATACAATCGCATGGTGTGGAATACCTTTTTGCTACCGTTGCCCTTGCAGGAATTATTCAAATACTCGTGGGAATCTTTAAATTGGGAAAATTTGTGAGACTCATTCCGCAGCCGGTAATGTATGGGTTTCTGAATGGTCTCGCCATTATTATTTTTTTAGCACAGATCGAACAGTTTAAAATAACCGGTAGTAACGGTGAGGCTGGCTGGCTTCAGGGAACACCTCTCTATATAATGGCAGGACTTACTGCCTTAACTATTGCCGTAGTGTATTTCTTTCCGAAACTCACAAAAGCAATTCCGGCTTCCTTGGCTGCTATTATTGTTGTTTTTGCAGTGGTGTTAGGATTTAATATCCATACAAAAACGGTGGCAGATATTGCACATATCAGTGGAAATCTTCCGGTTTTTCATATTCCACAGGTTCCTTTTTCCCTGGAAACATTGCGGATTATTTTTCCATATGCATTAATTATGGCTGGCGTAGGCCTTATAGAATCTCTTCTGACATTATCAATGGTCGATGAAATTACCAATTCCAAAGGCAATGCAAATAAAGAATCCGTTGCGCAGGGAATTGCTAACATGACCAATGGTTTTTTTGGCGGAATGGGGGGCTGTGCCATGGTTGCCCAAACGCTTGTTAATCTCAATGCCGGTTCAAGAGCCAGGTTATCCGGCATTATTGCAGCCGTTATGATTCTGTCGATCATTCTTTTTGGAGCTCCTGTTATTGAAAAAATTCCTATGGCCGCTTTGGTAGGGGTTATGA
Coding sequences within:
- a CDS encoding SulP family inorganic anion transporter, which encodes MKNTISLFDFSKKINYKNELLAGFTVAMTMIPESLSFAILAGLSPLTGLYAAGLMGLVTAILGGRPGMVSGGAGATIVVLIALIQSHGVEYLFATVALAGIIQILVGIFKLGKFVRLIPQPVMYGFLNGLAIIIFLAQIEQFKITGSNGEAGWLQGTPLYIMAGLTALTIAVVYFFPKLTKAIPASLAAIIVVFAVVLGFNIHTKTVADIAHISGNLPVFHIPQVPFSLETLRIIFPYALIMAGVGLIESLLTLSMVDEITNSKGNANKESVAQGIANMTNGFFGGMGGCAMVAQTLVNLNAGSRARLSGIIAAVMILSIILFGAPVIEKIPMAALVGVMMMVAISTFQWVSIRIVNKMPKSDIFVGITVALITVVLHNLALAVLVGVIISALVFAWDNAKRIRARKHTDVNGIKHYEIYGPLFFGSVTAFIEKFDPAEDPDEVVVDFKESRIVDMSAIDALDKISKRYKQNGKTLYLRHLSEDCRKMLKNAEAIIEVNIQEDPTYKVMPEK